The following coding sequences lie in one Flavobacterium sp. 20NA77.7 genomic window:
- a CDS encoding OB-fold protein, which produces MTNKTKLIIVFIALSVVLGYFSFNYIMYGGARDIQKEESAYNVSSKAIIEEFSKNTNAATKKYIDKSIEIKGVITSVNDSLVSIDESVICKMKEISKSSSTVGKSVSVKGRIIGFDDLMEEIKLDECVIN; this is translated from the coding sequence ATGACAAATAAAACGAAACTTATTATTGTTTTTATTGCCCTTTCTGTAGTTTTAGGTTATTTTTCTTTTAACTATATTATGTATGGTGGTGCACGCGATATTCAAAAAGAAGAGTCTGCTTACAACGTTTCTTCTAAAGCTATCATTGAAGAATTTTCTAAAAACACAAATGCGGCTACAAAAAAGTATATTGACAAGTCTATTGAGATAAAAGGAGTTATTACAAGCGTAAATGACAGTCTTGTTTCTATTGATGAAAGTGTTATATGTAAGATGAAAGAAATAAGCAAATCTTCTTCAACTGTAGGAAAAAGTGTTAGCGTGAAAGGAAGAATAATTGGGTTTGATGATTTGATGGAAGAAATCAAATTAGATGAATGTGTAATAAACTAA